The following are encoded in a window of Nostoc sp. UHCC 0302 genomic DNA:
- a CDS encoding fertility inhibition FinO-like protein produces MIAGKLEITVKINELPQSNTVENGWQQFEIDCDGRIISITVKPKIYKKLTDAASNYPQWVVANAGKLGQQTENGFVLEEPSIQVFERKPKAETTSALGAA; encoded by the coding sequence ATGATTGCAGGCAAATTAGAGATTACTGTAAAAATCAACGAACTACCACAATCCAATACAGTGGAGAATGGTTGGCAACAATTTGAAATTGACTGTGATGGTCGCATCATTTCAATTACAGTCAAGCCCAAAATTTACAAAAAACTGACAGATGCAGCCAGTAATTACCCACAGTGGGTAGTAGCGAATGCTGGTAAACTCGGTCAGCAAACAGAAAATGGGTTCGTGTTAGAGGAACCCAGCATACAAGTTTTTGAGCGCAAGCCCAAGGCAGAGACGACCTCTGCGTTAGGTGCTGCTTGA
- a CDS encoding NB-ARC domain-containing protein, producing the protein MEQNCSRKVTFEEALVIVDELVLAKIGRHLSEAEIIILKGTWNDCDYEEIAENSPYSLNYLQRRLAPQLWDVLSATIGNGERVYKKNLRDLLKVVTPKKYHTPSTSNVKQVLPPDNFVQITGGQPPNISSFYGRTQELVHLKELVTKQRCISLIGMPGVGKSTLAAKLIAELSVESQPSFDYFIWKSVSHAPLVQDLVTELIELIQPVEPSSCLPEYTQARITMLIKQLQSRRCLIVLDEFDALYQKNNFEQQLEYRTFFRRLVEEQHQSCLLLTGRVFPNEFDSLIRAKRPIQYLKIKGLDTDAAMQLLAAQGLTNPQKCHHLIKTYSGNPLELETVGERINYFFAGDTEIFFKNQTTFVSDELEAVLDKMFSQVLSDIQRQIMIHLANEIDSNSQSVSFLKLLTNINQKQETFVSTSELVKALEKLERLSLLESIKHPITKEISFTLQPVIKKYILTDPQGLVHTSDAFPTLANAS; encoded by the coding sequence TTGGAACAAAATTGTTCCAGAAAAGTAACCTTTGAAGAAGCTTTGGTCATAGTAGATGAACTAGTGCTTGCCAAAATAGGTAGACACTTATCGGAAGCTGAGATCATTATCTTGAAGGGAACATGGAATGATTGCGACTACGAGGAGATAGCGGAAAACTCGCCTTATAGTCTCAATTACCTGCAACGACGTTTAGCTCCTCAGCTATGGGATGTACTTTCTGCCACCATTGGAAATGGGGAACGGGTTTACAAAAAGAATTTGCGGGATCTCTTAAAAGTAGTAACCCCAAAAAAGTATCATACTCCATCTACATCAAATGTAAAACAAGTACTCCCCCCCGACAACTTTGTACAAATCACTGGAGGTCAACCACCTAACATATCTAGCTTTTATGGACGGACACAGGAACTGGTTCATTTAAAAGAATTAGTAACTAAGCAGCGCTGCATTTCACTAATAGGGATGCCAGGAGTTGGTAAAAGTACACTAGCTGCAAAGCTAATAGCAGAACTCAGCGTAGAATCTCAACCCAGCTTTGATTACTTTATCTGGAAATCAGTGTCCCATGCACCACTTGTTCAGGACTTAGTAACTGAGCTAATAGAGTTAATTCAACCCGTAGAACCCTCTTCTTGCTTGCCTGAGTATACTCAAGCAAGGATTACAATGTTGATTAAGCAATTGCAATCGCGCCGCTGTTTGATCGTTTTAGATGAGTTTGACGCATTGTACCAAAAAAATAACTTCGAGCAGCAGCTAGAGTATAGAACTTTTTTTCGTCGCTTAGTAGAGGAGCAGCACCAAAGCTGCTTGCTTTTAACTGGTCGAGTTTTTCCTAATGAATTCGATAGTTTAATTAGAGCTAAACGACCTATTCAGTATCTCAAAATTAAAGGCTTAGATACAGACGCTGCAATGCAGCTTTTAGCTGCCCAAGGTTTGACCAATCCACAAAAGTGCCACCATTTGATTAAAACTTACAGCGGTAATCCATTAGAACTAGAAACAGTAGGTGAGCGAATTAATTACTTCTTCGCTGGAGATACCGAAATATTTTTTAAAAACCAAACTACGTTTGTTAGCGACGAACTTGAAGCGGTACTTGATAAGATGTTTAGTCAGGTATTGAGCGATATTCAGCGGCAGATTATGATTCATTTAGCAAATGAAATAGATTCAAATTCTCAGTCTGTTAGTTTTCTAAAGTTATTAACTAATATCAATCAGAAACAGGAGACATTCGTTTCAACTTCAGAGTTAGTTAAAGCATTAGAGAAACTTGAACGGCTGTCATTATTAGAAAGTATTAAACACCCAATTACAAAAGAAATTAGCTTTACTCTTCAGCCAGTAATTAAAAAGTATATTTTGACTGATCCACAAGGATTGGTGCATACAAGTGATGCTTTCCCAACATTAGCAAATGCATCTTAA
- a CDS encoding protein kinase, giving the protein MSCYCINPFCDHRQNPNNTENCLSCGTSLLINNRIRIVKPLRALSDNPFNYFEVFEVDDAGTQWNPVRKQRVMKVLKWDTARLVKLIEQESLALQLIQHPNIPESTLDDFFTFVPKNSRLTLYCLVMDKFEGKNLEQWLESNGPISQSLAIEWLRQLVEILDVVHHAEFFHRDIKPSNIILKSDKQLALVDFGTARGVTDTYLAKVSGSGGTSTRLGNYEITSIVSPCYTPIEQINGKAVPQSDFYALGRTFVRLVTGTYLTDLPTDGKTGNLIWRDKASQIDKPFADFLDELMAPMPGQRPATTEVILQRLERLPLKSKLNRVIKSKSFKISAFVLSLMSIVGLIYASLPLVAKYYLNEGAKAYKDKQFDQAQTDFQKAIYFYPKVKPTVADYFLNQGKEAYKENRTGDAERDFQKAIKYEPNLTFSVANFYFEKALQHQNDPKIARVNYELTIKYNPKNDTAYNNLAIACQQLHDFNCVNNTYKIIFELKPNKWESHYGLGYFYDGQGKYNLAEEQYEIAIKSSDKAIFAVAALARLKNRKGDYNAASTLALKGLQKTNNKELQASLYKDLGWAKLMQNKLTEAQVYLEKATNLDSERTDAYCLLSQVEEALGKLNYARAYIDACILTKSSLPEVFLWRADLLDRILDK; this is encoded by the coding sequence ATGTCATGCTATTGTATCAATCCCTTTTGCGATCATCGTCAAAATCCCAATAACACTGAAAATTGCCTGTCTTGTGGTACTTCGCTCTTGATTAATAACCGCATCCGCATAGTCAAACCATTGAGAGCGCTTAGTGATAACCCTTTTAATTATTTTGAAGTTTTTGAAGTAGACGACGCTGGTACTCAATGGAACCCTGTTCGTAAGCAGCGAGTCATGAAAGTTCTGAAATGGGATACTGCTAGATTAGTTAAGTTAATCGAGCAGGAATCTCTGGCTTTACAACTCATTCAACATCCCAACATTCCTGAAAGCACCTTGGACGATTTTTTCACATTTGTTCCTAAGAATAGTCGCCTAACATTATATTGCTTAGTGATGGATAAATTTGAGGGAAAAAATTTAGAGCAATGGTTAGAATCTAATGGGCCAATTTCGCAATCTTTAGCAATAGAATGGTTACGACAGCTAGTTGAAATTCTTGATGTAGTACATCATGCTGAATTTTTTCATAGAGATATCAAACCTTCTAATATAATTCTTAAATCAGATAAGCAACTAGCATTAGTTGACTTTGGAACAGCGCGAGGAGTTACTGATACTTATTTAGCTAAAGTTAGTGGAAGTGGAGGAACTAGTACAAGGTTAGGAAATTATGAAATTACTTCTATCGTCTCGCCTTGTTATACCCCAATTGAACAAATTAATGGTAAAGCAGTACCTCAGTCAGATTTTTACGCTTTGGGGCGAACCTTTGTACGTTTAGTCACTGGTACTTATCTAACTGACTTACCAACAGATGGAAAAACAGGAAACCTAATCTGGAGAGATAAAGCATCGCAGATTGATAAACCTTTTGCTGATTTTCTTGATGAGTTGATGGCTCCGATGCCAGGACAGCGTCCAGCAACTACTGAAGTAATTTTGCAGCGATTGGAGCGCTTACCACTTAAATCAAAGCTTAACAGAGTTATTAAATCAAAATCATTTAAAATTAGTGCGTTTGTATTAAGTCTGATGAGTATTGTTGGTTTAATATATGCGTCTCTACCTCTAGTAGCAAAATATTACTTAAATGAAGGTGCAAAAGCTTATAAAGATAAGCAATTTGATCAAGCTCAAACCGACTTTCAAAAAGCAATATATTTTTATCCCAAAGTAAAGCCTACAGTAGCAGATTATTTTTTAAATCAAGGTAAAGAAGCTTATAAAGAAAATAGAACTGGAGATGCTGAACGAGATTTTCAAAAAGCAATAAAATATGAGCCTAATTTAACTTTTTCAGTTGCAAACTTTTATTTTGAGAAAGCTTTACAGCATCAAAATGACCCTAAAATTGCTAGAGTAAATTATGAATTAACTATTAAATACAACCCTAAGAATGATACTGCTTATAATAATTTAGCAATAGCTTGTCAACAGTTACATGACTTTAATTGCGTTAATAATACTTACAAAATAATTTTTGAATTAAAACCTAATAAGTGGGAGTCACATTACGGATTAGGTTATTTTTATGATGGGCAAGGGAAATATAATTTAGCAGAAGAGCAATACGAAATTGCTATAAAAAGTAGTGATAAAGCAATATTTGCTGTTGCAGCTTTAGCACGGTTAAAAAATAGAAAAGGCGATTACAATGCAGCAAGTACTTTAGCTTTAAAAGGTTTGCAGAAAACTAATAATAAAGAGTTGCAGGCATCGTTATATAAAGATTTGGGATGGGCAAAATTAATGCAAAATAAGTTAACTGAAGCCCAAGTATATTTAGAAAAAGCGACTAATTTAGATAGTGAAAGAACAGATGCATATTGTTTACTGTCCCAAGTAGAAGAAGCATTAGGTAAATTAAATTATGCCAGAGCTTATATAGATGCTTGTATCTTAACTAAATCAAGCCTGCCAGAAGTATTTCTCTGGAGAGCAGATTTACTAGACCGTATACTTGATAAATGA
- a CDS encoding CHAT domain-containing protein: protein MALPQRCFKYLFSSVLGLSIVVIQSSSPTKAVDKQSQRTQAASLASLGHEQLAVDRANEALETWKESTKIYRQLNDQEGIKTSLINQSFALQALGLYKQACYLLLSSLELDRNEWICKTTPEQNTFDKKEVLEAVIGKQKPTSVNLLGLQNLGEVLQVLGKLNESEKVLQETLKLAKLVSPESSRDIYLSLGNIEQVIYQQLQDKYSWIEEPLFREQIAKIIPQKAQKSLEYYQLLENLPNISNTAKLQAQLNHLTLLISWEKWLKNRPNQANLHTQINQQIRVLVNQIDENSSAFSDLSPEPSIHARLNFADSLSQIPDEQFKAAAVRYSKLALQMAQSINSMRWSSQSFGTLGKLETQTEQKEAYFKKALGLAQSIRAWNIAYEWQQQLGLIYQKQGKTELAIQNYDAAITNMTQVRNSLLLSNADLQFSFQEKMEPTYRNYMRLLLASPNPDLKKVIQINEGLQIARLENFLRCGKLDLVALNELQNLKNAPSVINIIDLEDSIEVIVQSTDGLLHHHSVDSKLVRLNVDSLLEALQNKNLNNIDESAITNYSQVIYQTLIAPIKQYLPSSGTLVFTLDKSFQSLPMALLYDGANYLVENYSIAETLGSRVRQPRVLHENQMIALIAGLSKPGPSSQDPNAPKNMDDLPQSTEEAKNVEKQTKSSLALLDDKFTVKKFKQELIQKNFPIVHITTHGQLSSDPLKTVLVAYDKLINIRDFDSLIRGKTQNSLDAIELLVLSACETARGNKQSAMGIAGIAAQAGARSTVATLWRVDAKSTALLMQEFYKGLKEGKTKAEALRQAQLSLLSNPQYQKSYYWASFLLVGSWL, encoded by the coding sequence ATGGCTTTACCCCAACGTTGTTTTAAATACCTCTTTTCAAGTGTTCTAGGACTGTCTATAGTTGTAATTCAATCATCTTCTCCTACCAAGGCTGTAGATAAACAGTCACAGCGTACTCAAGCGGCATCCCTCGCTTCATTGGGTCACGAGCAATTGGCTGTAGATCGGGCAAATGAAGCCCTTGAAACTTGGAAAGAATCTACAAAAATTTATCGCCAGTTGAATGACCAAGAGGGGATTAAGACAAGCCTAATTAATCAGAGCTTTGCTCTCCAAGCGTTAGGCTTATATAAACAAGCTTGTTATCTGCTTTTATCATCTCTGGAATTGGATAGAAATGAGTGGATTTGCAAAACTACACCAGAGCAAAACACATTTGATAAAAAAGAGGTGCTTGAGGCAGTAATTGGTAAACAAAAACCAACATCAGTTAACTTGCTTGGATTGCAAAATTTAGGAGAGGTTTTGCAGGTTTTGGGTAAGTTAAATGAATCGGAAAAAGTTTTACAAGAAACATTAAAACTAGCAAAACTTGTATCTCCAGAGAGTAGTCGTGACATTTATCTATCTTTGGGTAATATTGAACAGGTAATTTATCAGCAATTACAAGATAAATATTCTTGGATAGAAGAACCACTTTTTAGAGAGCAGATTGCCAAGATTATTCCACAAAAAGCGCAGAAATCATTAGAGTACTATCAACTGCTGGAAAACCTACCAAATATCTCAAACACTGCAAAGCTGCAAGCTCAACTGAATCATTTAACTTTACTGATTAGCTGGGAAAAATGGTTGAAAAATAGACCAAACCAAGCGAACCTTCATACTCAAATCAATCAACAGATCCGGGTCTTAGTGAATCAGATAGATGAAAACTCTTCTGCTTTTTCCGATCTATCACCTGAGCCATCTATTCATGCTCGGCTGAACTTTGCTGATAGCCTGAGCCAAATTCCAGATGAACAGTTCAAAGCAGCGGCAGTTCGATATAGTAAATTGGCTCTCCAGATGGCTCAAAGCATTAATAGTATGCGATGGTCATCTCAAAGCTTCGGAACTCTGGGTAAATTAGAAACTCAAACAGAACAAAAAGAGGCATATTTTAAGAAGGCTTTAGGATTAGCTCAGTCAATCCGGGCTTGGAATATAGCCTACGAATGGCAGCAGCAATTAGGATTAATTTACCAGAAGCAGGGCAAAACTGAGTTAGCAATTCAGAATTATGATGCTGCAATCACGAACATGACTCAAGTTCGTAATAGTCTTTTATTATCTAATGCAGATTTACAGTTTTCTTTTCAGGAGAAAATGGAGCCAACATACCGCAATTATATGCGGCTACTCCTAGCATCTCCAAACCCTGATTTAAAAAAAGTAATACAGATTAACGAAGGACTGCAAATAGCACGTTTAGAAAACTTCCTCCGTTGCGGTAAGCTTGATCTTGTTGCTTTGAATGAGCTTCAAAATCTCAAGAACGCTCCATCTGTCATTAATATTATTGACTTGGAAGACAGTATAGAAGTAATTGTCCAGTCAACAGATGGCTTACTTCACCATCATTCTGTTGACTCTAAGCTCGTTAGATTGAATGTAGACTCTCTTTTAGAAGCATTACAAAATAAAAACCTTAATAACATCGATGAGAGTGCTATTACTAATTATTCTCAAGTAATTTATCAAACTTTAATTGCACCCATTAAGCAATATCTTCCTTCATCAGGAACGTTAGTATTTACTTTAGATAAATCTTTTCAAAGTTTACCAATGGCCTTGCTCTACGATGGGGCGAATTATTTAGTAGAGAATTATAGTATTGCGGAAACTTTAGGTTCTAGAGTTAGACAACCTAGAGTATTACATGAGAACCAGATGATAGCTTTAATAGCTGGACTATCAAAACCTGGCCCTAGTTCTCAAGATCCAAATGCACCTAAAAATATGGATGATTTGCCACAATCTACAGAGGAAGCGAAAAATGTAGAAAAACAAACTAAATCTTCACTAGCTTTATTAGACGATAAATTTACCGTGAAAAAGTTCAAACAAGAATTGATTCAAAAGAATTTTCCTATTGTACATATTACTACCCACGGTCAACTCAGTTCTGACCCACTCAAAACAGTATTAGTAGCCTATGATAAGCTAATTAATATTAGAGACTTTGACAGCTTAATCAGAGGTAAAACTCAAAATAGTTTAGATGCCATTGAATTACTTGTTCTCAGCGCTTGCGAAACTGCAAGAGGCAACAAACAGTCGGCGATGGGCATTGCAGGAATAGCTGCCCAAGCAGGTGCGCGTAGTACTGTCGCCACTTTGTGGCGCGTAGATGCCAAATCTACTGCTTTACTTATGCAAGAATTTTATAAAGGATTAAAAGAGGGTAAGACAAAAGCAGAGGCACTACGTCAGGCACAGTTGAGTTTACTGTCAAATCCCCAATACCAGAAATCTTACTACTGGGCGTCTTTCCTGCTCGTTGGAAGCTGGTTGTAA
- a CDS encoding filamentous hemagglutinin N-terminal domain-containing protein — protein MFKISKKFAQIYLVINLGIFGDILFSKIVIAQIVPDTTLPQNSSVTVFGNTTKITGGTRAGHNLYHSFQEFSTSNGSSAFFNNALDIQNIISRVTGKSISNIDGTIKANGIANLFLINPNGIILGKNARLNIGGSFIASTATSLKFQSDLDFSATNPQPTPLLSISTPIGLQYGVDPGAIQVKGDGQGIRKTNELIDTNNALRVQSNQTLALLGGNIILEGATLKTAGGRIELGSVGSGDFIKINSTNNGFTFAYAPVQSFGDIQLSQGASVDSSGEGQGDIQVQARKLTIQDGSEIENSTLGEKAGGTLYVKTTDLIDISGTSADGQARSGLVSTVYPGAKGNGGNLIINTRLLRVQGGSGIATVTRDVGKSGNLIISASDSVLIAGFPSINPLITSTISSSIYGSGDGGDLILSTPNLTIESGATVGSAIFGRGNGGKIKVYADLIKVTGGSSLFSPSTLSNITFNQGNASSLEINTQKLIIADGGVVSTSATGSGNGGNLIVNASNSIEVKGVLQGSPSPFSSILSSEGTVAPLAVQKIYNLPPSVSGESGQVAVNTKRLIVTNGGIVSVSNQGTGQSGNLLINAADISLNQGNIIASTTSNNGGNIFINTDYLQMKNSTISATAGGRGNGGNITINGDILTGSKNSNITADAFEGRGGNITINAKGLFFSFDSFITASSRFGINGTVQFNIADPHFSPTQLKAEGIPVTPEITSACPNASGAAGNNFVVSDAGNLQSYPNKLVNNNVKQSTLVAKEQPINNSQNPKLSISKQPIEIIEANSITRNSQGDLVLTIDQANVAYSNAPLPANSCFSVPQQ, from the coding sequence ATGTTCAAAATTTCTAAAAAATTTGCACAGATATATTTAGTTATTAATTTAGGAATTTTTGGCGATATTTTATTTAGTAAAATCGTTATAGCACAGATCGTTCCAGATACAACATTGCCTCAAAACTCATCCGTTACAGTTTTTGGTAACACTACTAAAATCACTGGAGGAACTAGAGCAGGACATAATCTTTATCATAGCTTTCAGGAATTCTCTACTTCTAATGGTTCCTCTGCTTTCTTTAATAATGCTTTAGATATTCAAAACATTATTAGTCGTGTAACAGGAAAGTCAATATCTAATATTGATGGAACAATTAAGGCTAATGGTATTGCTAATCTATTCTTGATTAATCCAAATGGGATTATTCTTGGGAAGAATGCACGATTAAATATTGGCGGTTCATTTATTGCCAGTACAGCAACTAGTTTGAAGTTTCAGAGTGATTTAGATTTTAGTGCTACAAATCCTCAGCCTACACCTTTACTAAGTATTAGTACTCCAATAGGGCTACAATATGGCGTTGATCCAGGCGCAATTCAAGTAAAAGGCGATGGACAAGGAATTAGGAAAACAAACGAATTGATTGATACTAATAATGCCCTAAGAGTGCAATCAAATCAAACATTAGCACTACTAGGAGGCAACATCATATTGGAAGGAGCGACTCTTAAAACTGCTGGAGGGCGGATAGAGCTAGGAAGCGTTGGATCAGGAGATTTTATCAAAATTAACTCTACAAACAATGGTTTTACTTTTGCCTATGCTCCTGTACAAAGTTTTGGGGACATTCAGCTATCCCAAGGAGCATCTGTTGACTCTAGTGGTGAGGGGCAGGGAGATATTCAAGTTCAAGCTAGAAAATTAACAATACAAGATGGCTCTGAGATTGAAAATAGCACTTTGGGAGAAAAGGCAGGAGGGACACTATATGTGAAAACCACTGATTTGATAGATATTAGTGGTACTTCAGCAGACGGTCAAGCCCGTAGCGGTCTTGTTTCTACGGTGTATCCAGGAGCAAAGGGGAACGGAGGTAATTTGATTATAAATACTAGACTATTAAGGGTTCAAGGAGGTTCAGGAATAGCAACAGTTACACGAGATGTAGGCAAATCTGGCAATTTAATAATAAGTGCTTCTGATTCTGTATTAATAGCAGGCTTTCCATCGATAAATCCTTTAATTACTAGTACTATTTCTAGTTCTATCTATGGTTCTGGAGATGGCGGGGACTTGATATTATCCACACCAAATTTAACTATTGAAAGCGGAGCAACTGTAGGTAGTGCAATTTTTGGTAGAGGAAACGGGGGAAAAATAAAGGTATACGCAGATTTAATTAAGGTAACTGGAGGGTCTTCTTTATTCAGTCCTAGTACTCTTTCCAATATAACTTTCAATCAAGGAAATGCAAGTTCACTAGAAATCAATACACAAAAACTCATAATTGCTGATGGTGGTGTAGTTAGTACTTCTGCTACAGGATCAGGCAATGGAGGAAACCTTATTGTTAATGCTTCTAATTCTATAGAAGTAAAAGGAGTATTGCAAGGATCTCCATCTCCTTTTAGCAGTATCCTTTCCTCAGAAGGTACTGTTGCACCTTTAGCTGTTCAAAAAATATATAATTTACCTCCTAGTGTTTCTGGCGAATCTGGGCAAGTCGCAGTTAATACCAAAAGATTAATTGTTACAAATGGTGGTATTGTTAGTGTTAGCAATCAAGGAACTGGGCAATCAGGCAATCTTTTAATTAATGCTGCGGACATCAGCTTAAATCAGGGTAATATTATAGCATCAACAACGTCTAATAATGGCGGTAATATTTTTATTAATACAGACTATTTACAGATGAAAAATAGCACTATCTCAGCAACTGCCGGAGGTAGAGGAAATGGAGGAAATATCACTATTAATGGAGATATATTGACTGGCTCAAAAAATAGCAATATCACCGCAGATGCCTTTGAGGGACGTGGTGGAAATATTACAATTAATGCTAAAGGACTGTTCTTTTCATTTGATAGCTTTATTACAGCAAGTTCTCGGTTCGGAATTAACGGTACTGTTCAATTTAATATTGCTGATCCCCACTTTTCCCCTACTCAGCTAAAAGCAGAAGGTATTCCAGTAACCCCAGAAATAACTTCAGCTTGCCCAAATGCCTCTGGTGCAGCAGGCAACAATTTTGTAGTTAGTGACGCTGGTAATTTGCAATCTTACCCTAACAAACTGGTAAATAACAATGTTAAACAAAGTACCTTAGTTGCAAAAGAGCAGCCCATCAATAATTCACAAAACCCAAAATTATCAATAAGCAAACAACCTATAGAAATCATAGAAGCCAATAGTATAACTCGGAATTCTCAAGGGGATTTAGTTTTGACGATAGACCAAGCAAATGTAGCTTATTCTAATGCTCCCTTGCCTGCAAATTCTTGTTTTTCAGTACCACAGCAATGA
- a CDS encoding monooxygenase — translation MNITKAKNNTSTHAVIIGGSITGLLSARVLAEFFSKVTIIDSDELCDEPIPRKGVAQSVQPHVLLVKGYRILEELFPGIGEELQVNGALPIDWAQEFFRLVPDVGWGAIAESPSEFISYTCSRPLLEWIIRKRVAKLANVCWLDRHRVTGLVCNHEKKITGALLYQVGKTKEKIEEASLVVDASGRRSLAPKWLEKLGFNCPPETVINPFLGYATRRYKKNEDLAFEGKVMLIPQVPPHNKRLGYLARIENGEWIATLGGYGQDFPPIDEHGFLKFARNLPNSKFYELIKDAEPISPIYAYRATANRLRHYEKIQLPLGFIVLGDAVCALCPVYGQGLTVSSLAALVLRSCLEKRKNWSKDGYFLSSEFQKELAKSNFPHWDVATVQDSAFASTYPSIQKQGALNKFIQWYSQKFILGTVLFPELNVLFIGITNLVISPLRLFSPKIIFKILMAKFIKF, via the coding sequence GTGAATATTACAAAAGCTAAAAATAACACTTCAACTCACGCCGTCATAATAGGTGGAAGCATTACAGGATTGCTTAGCGCTAGAGTCCTTGCAGAATTTTTTTCTAAAGTCACAATTATTGATAGCGATGAATTATGTGATGAACCAATACCTCGCAAGGGAGTAGCACAGTCTGTTCAGCCTCACGTGTTACTGGTTAAAGGGTACAGAATTCTTGAAGAATTATTCCCTGGAATAGGTGAGGAATTGCAAGTGAATGGTGCTTTGCCAATAGATTGGGCGCAGGAGTTTTTTAGATTAGTCCCAGATGTAGGATGGGGTGCTATTGCCGAATCTCCTTCAGAATTTATCTCTTATACTTGTAGTCGTCCACTGTTAGAGTGGATTATACGAAAAAGAGTTGCCAAATTAGCAAATGTGTGTTGGTTAGATAGGCATCGTGTTACAGGATTAGTATGTAATCACGAAAAAAAAATCACGGGTGCTTTGCTATATCAAGTTGGAAAAACAAAGGAAAAAATTGAAGAAGCTTCCCTTGTTGTTGATGCCAGTGGTAGACGTTCTTTAGCTCCAAAATGGCTAGAGAAATTGGGATTTAATTGTCCTCCTGAGACTGTAATTAATCCATTTTTGGGATACGCAACAAGACGTTATAAAAAAAATGAGGATTTAGCATTTGAAGGAAAAGTGATGTTAATTCCTCAAGTACCTCCACATAATAAGCGTTTGGGATATTTAGCAAGAATTGAAAATGGAGAATGGATTGCTACTCTTGGAGGTTATGGGCAAGACTTTCCTCCAATTGACGAGCATGGTTTTTTAAAATTTGCTCGTAATCTACCGAATTCTAAGTTTTATGAACTTATTAAAGATGCCGAGCCTATCTCTCCGATATATGCTTATCGTGCTACCGCTAATCGACTGCGCCATTACGAAAAAATTCAACTGCCACTTGGTTTTATAGTTCTAGGTGATGCTGTTTGTGCTTTATGCCCTGTTTATGGACAAGGGCTAACTGTTAGTTCGCTTGCTGCGCTAGTTTTACGTAGTTGTTTAGAAAAGCGAAAAAATTGGTCAAAGGATGGCTATTTTTTGTCTTCCGAATTTCAAAAAGAATTAGCTAAAAGTAATTTTCCCCATTGGGATGTAGCAACAGTTCAAGATTCTGCTTTTGCTTCTACTTATCCTTCTATTCAAAAGCAAGGAGCCTTGAACAAATTTATACAATGGTATAGTCAAAAATTTATTTTAGGAACTGTATTGTTTCCAGAACTCAATGTTTTATTCATAGGAATAACTAATTTAGTCATCTCTCCGTTGAGGCTTTTCAGCCCCAAAATAATTTTTAAAATTCTAATGGCTAAGTTTATAAAATTTTAA